The Syntrophotaleaceae bacterium genomic interval TCACAAGAACGGCAGATGGGAAATGGCATATCCCGAACCCGACCAATCATGGGGAGAACTTTGCCGACAAATGGCATGAAAACGAGAACGGTGTTCCTCATGCCCGGGCTAAGGCGTTCTTTCAGTGGGTGGCTTGGGCCAAGGACGATTTTCTCAATATCGCCGAGCGGCTTGATGAAGAACACTACACCCGGTCACTGGTATCACCGGCCAACAACAGCAAGAGTTTAACCGTCGCTCAACCTCGAGGATTGTCTTTCAACGTTGCTCATCGGCAGAAGCCGTACTGGCCTCTCGGCTTGAGTTATTCGGCACAGATATCGGCCAGGTATAAGGCAAATGGTTCATGGCAAGGATTCAATTCCGGTGAACCGCTGAACAAACACCTCGACCTGTTGTTCAATGCCAGCACCAATGTCCCCGCGCCATTTCATGTCTACTGGCAGGTCGTTAATACCGGGAAGGAAGCTGAACATGCCAGACAATTGCGGGGTGAGATCGTTCTGTCAAAGACCGCCGGTGTAGGCGGCCTGACACAAAAAGAATCTACCTCGTACACCGGTATTCACTGGGTCGAATGTTTCATTGTGAAAAACAGCGTATGCGTGGCACGTAGCGGCGAATTTGTAGTGAGGATTGTATGAGTAAGAGCAAACAGAACATAAAAGAAGTCACCCGTTACATCAAAAAGGAAGTTGAACGGGAGCTCTGGGCTCGGGCTGCCGGACGGTGTCAGTTCAACGGGTGCAATCGGATACTCTACAAGTCTCCGGTCACTCAGGAGCGGGTTAATATTTCAGAGAAGGCGCACATTTATTCGTTTTCTGAAGATGGTCCACGTGGATGGGGACCGTTTAAAAAGAACCCTCAGTGCCTTAATGACGTGGGCAATCTGATGCTGATGTGCCATGACTGCCACAAGACCATTGATCAGGATAAAGATGGTTCCAAGTATTCCGGATCGCTGCTGCAGCAATGGAAAAAGGAGCATGAACACAGAGTGGTCACGGTTACGGGCATTGCAGCCAACAGAAAATCTCACGTGGTTTTCTACGGCAGTAATATCGGTGAGCAACGGTCGCCGCTTCAGCAGGAAGATGCCATGGAAGCGATGTTTCCGGAGCGCTATCCGGTATCGGAAAACTCTGTCTGCTTATCTATGTCATGCTCCCATGAAGACAAAACGGCTGCGTTCTGGGAATCGGAATCGGCTCATCTGAACCGGGTTTTTGATCAGAAGGTTTTGCCTTTGATTGAAAGTGACCAGACCAAGCATTTCTCGCTGTTCTCTCTGGCCCCGATTCCTTTGTTGATCCAACTGGGGACGATTTTCACGGACAAGATTTCCGTGGATACCTATCAGCCGATCAGGGAGCCTAAAGGCTGGCATTGGCAGGAATTCCCCGAGGGGTTCGAGTTCATCATCAGGAAGCCTGAAAAGGTCGATGGAGCCCCGGTACTGGTCATCTCTTTGAGCGACATCATCAATCACGAACGAATCAGAACGGTCATGGGCGAAAAGGTTTCTGTATGGGAGTTGACTGTGCCGGAAGAACACATCGGCAACGATAATATCCGTAACAGTGCACAGCTTTCCATGATGCGGAGCATCATCCGAAAACTCATGGTTCTGATTAAGGATGTACATGGGTCTACTACTCCACTTTCCGTTTTCCCGGCAATGGCTGTCTCCTGTTCCATCGAGATGGGAAGAGCAAGGATGCCGAAGGCGGATATGCCGTGGATTATTTATGACCAGAACAACAAAGAGAAGAAGTTTATAAAAGCGATAACAATAGGAGACAGCCAATGATTACCAACGAACAAAAACGAGTCGTAATAGACAACATGGTCAAATTGCTGGAGCTCCCTGATTCGGCCTATGACAAAGCGCGTAAAAGGTATGAGGATCTCGGAGAGTGGTTTGACCGCGATGAATCAGCCGTATCGGGAAACAATCCGCATATTTTCCCGCAGGGATCGTTCCGCCTTGGCACAGCGATACGCCCACTTGATGAAAGTGAAGAATACGACCTTGATCTTGCCTGCAAGCTCCGGGACGGAATCAGCAAGGACAGCCATACTCAGGAAACCCTAAAAAAGCTGATTGGTATTGAGCTGGAAGCCTATCGGAAGGCCCGGGGCATCAAGAATGAACTGGAGCCGAAGCATCGCTGCTGGCGTCTTGAGTATCAGGATGACCTCAGCTTTCACATGGATATTGTTCCGTGTATTCCAGCAGATGAAAAACGGCGAAAAGCGATATTGGAGTCTATCCGCAAAACAGGATTGGACGAGTATGTAGCCGGGTCCGCATCCCAGACCACGATATCCATAACGGACGACCGGCACGAAGGCTACAAGCATATATGTGATGACTGGAACATCAGTAACCCTGAAGGATATGCCAAGTGGTTTGAATACCGAATGAATCCACAACAGACCAGAATTCTTCTGGAAAAGGCTCAGGTGGATGATGTTCCATTGTTCAAAAAGAAAACGCCTTTGCAGCGGGTTGTTCAGATTTTGAAGCGCCATCGTGACAACTGGAGCAAGGACAACCCGGATTCCAAGCCTATTTCAATCATCATAACGACACTGGCCGCCAGAGCCTATAACGGCGAGACCGATATTGTTGCGGCACTTGGCAATGTGCTTGAAAAGATGGGAGGTTTGGTAAACCAGACAAGGCCACGGGTTCCCAACCCCGTTGACCCTGAAGAGGACTTTGCCGACCGCTGGTACAGGCCTGATTGTCTGCATTTGCGTCTGGAAGAGCATTTCAATGCCTGGCTTTTGCAGGCAAGAACGGATTTTCAGCACATTACATCCACGACTGATACGGAATTTCTCTGTGAACACATTGAAGAGAAGTTTTCGTTGCGGGTGAATGAGTCGGCTAGACCGTGGGAATGGTAACTGGATGGGAGTGTTGGTATTGAATAGCTTGATCCAGTTTCTGCGCGATTATCCCGGCATGTCGACAGCGCCATGCTCGGAGACTGGCGTTTGCCTGCGTGGGAAATTTCGATTCAAGGCCAGCGAGTTTGGCGGTGAGGAAATAGATGATTCCTACAAATTGGAAATCGTTGTTTCAGACAAATTCCCGCAGGCTCTTCCAAAGGTGAAAGAAACTGGTGGCAAGATTCCCCGTGACGGAAATTTTCATGTCAATCCGGACGGAACCCTTTGTCTGGGGTCACCGCTCAGGCTGTTGAGAAAAGTCCATAGTTCCCCAAGTCTGACCGGCTTTGCCGATAAATGCCTCGTACCGTACCTCTATGCTGTTTCTTACAAGCTGATGCACGGTGGAGATTTTGTATTTGGCGAGTTGGCTCATGGCGACCAAGGCATCGTG includes:
- a CDS encoding SAVED domain-containing protein, with the protein product MSKSKQNIKEVTRYIKKEVERELWARAAGRCQFNGCNRILYKSPVTQERVNISEKAHIYSFSEDGPRGWGPFKKNPQCLNDVGNLMLMCHDCHKTIDQDKDGSKYSGSLLQQWKKEHEHRVVTVTGIAANRKSHVVFYGSNIGEQRSPLQQEDAMEAMFPERYPVSENSVCLSMSCSHEDKTAAFWESESAHLNRVFDQKVLPLIESDQTKHFSLFSLAPIPLLIQLGTIFTDKISVDTYQPIREPKGWHWQEFPEGFEFIIRKPEKVDGAPVLVISLSDIINHERIRTVMGEKVSVWELTVPEEHIGNDNIRNSAQLSMMRSIIRKLMVLIKDVHGSTTPLSVFPAMAVSCSIEMGRARMPKADMPWIIYDQNNKEKKFIKAITIGDSQ
- a CDS encoding nucleotidyltransferase; its protein translation is MITNEQKRVVIDNMVKLLELPDSAYDKARKRYEDLGEWFDRDESAVSGNNPHIFPQGSFRLGTAIRPLDESEEYDLDLACKLRDGISKDSHTQETLKKLIGIELEAYRKARGIKNELEPKHRCWRLEYQDDLSFHMDIVPCIPADEKRRKAILESIRKTGLDEYVAGSASQTTISITDDRHEGYKHICDDWNISNPEGYAKWFEYRMNPQQTRILLEKAQVDDVPLFKKKTPLQRVVQILKRHRDNWSKDNPDSKPISIIITTLAARAYNGETDIVAALGNVLEKMGGLVNQTRPRVPNPVDPEEDFADRWYRPDCLHLRLEEHFNAWLLQARTDFQHITSTTDTEFLCEHIEEKFSLRVNESARPWEW